From one Eulemur rufifrons isolate Redbay chromosome 23, OSU_ERuf_1, whole genome shotgun sequence genomic stretch:
- the NUP93 gene encoding nuclear pore complex protein Nup93 isoform X2 encodes MAEEYHRESMLVEWEQVKQRILHTLLASGEDALDFTQESERSYISDVGPPGRSSLDSIEMAYARQIYIYNEKIVNGHLQPNLVDLCASVAELDDKSISDMWTMVKQMTDVLLAPATDALKSRSSVEVRMDFVRQALGYLEQSYKNYTLVTVFGNLHQAQLGGVPGTYQLVRSFLNIKLPAPLPGLQDGEVEGHPVWALIYYCMRCGDLLAASQVVNRAQHQLGEFKTWFQEYMNSKDRRLSPATENKLRLHYRRALRNNTDPYKRAVYCIIGRCDVTDNQSEVADKTEDYLWLKLNQVCFDDDGTSSPQDRLTLSQFQKQLLEDYGESHFTVNQQPFLYFQVLFLTAQFEAAIAFLFRMERLRCHAVHVALVLFELKLLLKSSGQSAQLLSHEPGDPPCMRRLNFVRLLMLYTRKFESTDPREALQYFYFLRDEKDSQGENMFLRCVSELVIESREFDMILGKLENDGSRKPGVIDKFTSDTKPIINKVASVAENKGLFEEAAKLYDLAKNADKVLELMNKLLSPVVPQISAPQSNKERLKNMALSIAERYRTQGISANKFVDSTFYLLLDLITFFDEYHSGHIDRAFDIIDRLKLVPLNQESVEERVAAFRNFSDEIRHNLSEVLLATMNILFTQFKRLKGTSPSSASRPQRVIEDRDSQLRSQARALITFAGMIPYRTSGDTNARLVQMEVLMN; translated from the exons CGGAGTTACATCAGTGATGTGGGACCCCCTGGTCGAAGCTCTCTGGATAGCATCGAGATGGCCTACGCCCGGCAG ATTTATATCTATAACGAGAAGATTGTCAACGGGCACCTGCAGCCTAACCTTGTGGACCTCTGTGCTTCCGTCGCAGAGCTGGATGATAAG AGCATTTCTGACATGTGGACCATGGTAAAACAAATGACAGACGTGTTGTTGGCGCCGGCGACGGATGCCCTGAAGAGCCGCAGCAGCGTGGAGGTGCGCATGGACTTTGTCAGGCAGGCCTTGGGGTACCTGGAGCAGAG TTATAAGAATTACACCCTGGTGACTGTCTTTGGAAATTTGCATCAGGCCCAGCTGGGTGGGGTGCCTGGGACCTACCAGCTGGTTCGAAGTTTCCTAAACATTAAACTTCCAGCTCCCTTGCCTGGACTTCAG GATGGAGAGGTGGAAGGCCATCCTGTGTGGGCATTAATTTATTACTGCATGCGCTGTGGAGACCTGCTTGCTGCTTCACAGGTGGTTAATCGAGCCCAGCATCAGCTGGGAGAATTTAAAACCTGGTTCCAGGAGTACATGAACAGCAAAGACAGAAG ATTGTCCCCAGCTACGGAAAACAAGCTCCGGCTGCATTACCGCAGGGCCCTCAGGAACAATACGGATCCCTACAAGCGGGCCGTGTACTGTATCATTGGCAGATGCGACGTCACCGACAATCAGAGTGAAGTCGCGGACAAAACCGAGGACTACCTGTGGCTGAAG TTGAACCAAGTGTGTTTTGATGACGACGGCACCAGCTCCCCACAAGACAGGCTCACTCTCTCACAGTTCCAGAAACAGTTGTTGGAAGACTATG GTGAGTCCCACTTTACAGTGAACCAGCAGCCCTTCCTTTACTTCCAAGTACTGTTCCTGACAGCGCAGTTCGAAGCGGCAATTGCCTTTCTCTTCCGCATGGAGCGGCTGCGCTGCCATGCCGTCCACGTGGCGCTGGTGCTGTTTGAGCTGAAGCTGCTTTTGAAATCCTCGGGACAGAGTGCCCAGCTCT TGAGCCACGAGCCTGGTGACCCTCCCTGCATGCGGCGGCTGAACTTTGTGCGGCTCCTCATGCTCTACACCCGCAAGTTTGAGTCCACGGACCCCAGGGAGGCCCTCCAGTACTTCTACTTCCTCAG GGACGAGAAAGATAGTCAAGGAGAAAACATGTTCTTGCGCTGCGTGAGTGAGCTTGTGATAGAAAGCAGAGAG TTCGATATGATTCTTGGGAAACTGGAGAATGATGGAAGTAGAAAG CCTGGAGTCATAGATAAGTTTACTAGTGACACAAAGCCTATTATCAACAAAGTTGCTTCCGTGGCAGAAAATAAAGGACTGTTTGAAGAAGCAGCGAAGCTTTATGACCTTGCCAAG AATGCTGACAAAGTGCTGGAACTGATGAACAAACTGCTGAGCCCTGTCGTTCCCCAGATCAGTGCCCCACAGTCCAACAAGGAGAGGCTGAAGAACATGGCGCTCTCCATCGCTGAGCG GTACAGGACTCAGGGAATAAGTGCAAATAAGTTTGTGGACTCCACATTCTATCTTCTGTTGGACTTGATCACCTTTTTTGACGAGTATCACAGTGGTCATATTGATAGAGCTTTTGAT aTAATTGACCGCTTGAAGCTGGTGCCCCTGAATCAGGAAAGTGTGGAAGAGAGAGTGGCTGCCTTCAGAAATTTCAGTGATGAA ATCAGGCACAACCTCTCAGAAGTGCTTCTTGCCACCATGAACATCTTGTTCACACAGTTTAAGAGGCTCAAGGGGACGAGTCCATCCTCAGCATCCAGGCCCCAGCGAGTCATCGAGGACCGCGACTCT CAACTCCGAAGTCAAGCCCGCGCCCTGATTACCTTTGCTGGGATGATACCCTACCGCACGTCCGGGGACACCAACGCAAGGCTGGTGCAGATGGAGGTCCTCATGAATTAA